The genomic segment AACCACTTATACTGATTCCATTtctaaaaatgtgaacaaacgCAGGCTTAAAATTCTTAAGCTGTAACCTGCATTACCACAGCACATTTGATGAGCTTTTGCAGGGTCAAGTtttaattttggattttttctgcCAACATATATATTGTAAAATCAACCTGTATGTCTTCATTTTTATATATCAGATCAGCGAGAACCTTTACAACTTAATTTCTTACAAGATAAGTCGTGGATCAAGCATGGATTCCTCTTTGGATGGAATTCAAGTCATTAAAGAATAAACTCAGTATGCAGGTAAACAAGAGGTCATAATGGCTTCATTATTACTGAGCTGAGAGTAAATGTTTACCAAAGATTAAACTGGAGAAGGTTGTAATTATTGTTTCTTCTCAGTTGgtgtcagctgtgtttaatcCTGTCTGGAGTctctaaaagcaaaaacagctgATCGAGCTCATGTTTTCTACTTTTGAACTTATTCAGCAAAGGTGTTTGTATCTCCCAGGAAGCTCACTAATGCTTTGTAGAAGTCAAAAACCAATACCTCTAATTCTGTAATTTCTAATAACTGTTTCTGATGGGATAGTTCAAAAATACGTCATGTAAACCCGGTTACTGTTTATGTCCTCTTCAGCTACTGCGTTTCTGAACCGGAGTACCTCaaagctctgtcctcagtcctcttcTGTTTTGTCCCAACCCTCTACTATTAAAACAGGAAACCTccaatttttttctctgctgaTGACACAAAACTTTATAAACagttttaatcttattttactAAAGTCGTGCTGCCCTGTTTTTTAGCCTCATATAAATGAAGCTGTCATATTGTTATTTGTAGCTGTAGGACTATTTGCAGTGTCCTTACATGGGGAAGAGCAGGAAGCCGCTGAAGGTGCTGTGGTGGTTGCTGTTGTCCCAGATCTGAGTGTTGTGCCACAGCACCATCTTCAGCTTGTCACCCTTCTCTAGCAGGAAGGCGCCACCGTTGGACGCCGTGTCGCTGCCGGCGCCGGACGGCTGCTCGTGGGCAATCAGCTGGATCTCTGCGTCATTTTTGTAGAGAACGGCACTCATGGTGAAGTCGGTGGGGGCGTTGGCAGTGAAGCGGATGTAGTAGACTCCACGAATCGGTGCTGTGAATTCACCTGAAGGGCAAGCAAAGGGGAGGGTTGACTTAAAACTGAAGGTGGAAAACGGTGTTAGGTGTCCTGAAGGGGAAAACAAGGACCTTTATCCCGTTCTTGAACCACTAAGACCAAGAAAATTCCAGTGGTGCGTGACGGGTTTTCATACTTGACTCAGTCAGCCTTTTGTAAGTTTTACTTACACCTTAAAACATGAGTGGAAGTCAATGGAAAGAagtcaaaatatcacaaaagacCGTCAGATGGATGTGGAATGatgaagaaaactgtaaattttcCACCATGTTACCATCTCTAGAAGTAGCTCCACCCGCTGTTTATCTCCTTTCACCCATTAATTCCTATTTCTTTGGCCAAATTTCCATAAACTTGTCCTCGCTCTGGGTAACTCTCACCCGTCTCTTTGTTGTAAGCTCCACCCACGTTGGTCAGGACGTCCTTGTAGAGGAGATCTTTGTTTCCGTTTGTTGTCTTCACGAGGCCGTTTCCTCCCAGCGAGGCAGCGAATGCAACTTTAGGTGTATCTgagcaagaaagaaaacagtcctCCACTCACCGCTCTCTTTTTCAGCCTtttatttaaagatttaaaaatgtttgatcaCTGTGTTTCTTTCCATCAAATCCTGAATTTCTACATGCTAAATATGGGAGATTTCTCACCTCTGACTCTCTTGAGCTGCCTCTCAGCCACCTCCAAACGCTCATTCATCGCTGTTAGAAGAGACCAtcagcattaaaaacaaactgtagcTGTTCCCAATAGTCAGTTAACTTCTGCTGGTCAAGACAAgaggaaaaatgtaattttaaaagtCAAAGAATGAATTACCATTGATTAAATACTTCATGTTTATGTAGATGTGATTTatagttttggcctgttttttcttccactttACATTATAACTAAAGTcttttttcttgtgattttgctAGATATCTGTAATCGTTCagcttttaacattttttttaaatttactgttattgtacaggtttttcctgttttattaaattccagattttttttctctgattttgcTCATTAATCTACATTTTAATtgtaaagaaatagaaaaagaaacGAGTCTAAATGTCGTCATCATTCGGATGTATAGACGATGTTAAaccataaaattaaaatatctatattttacagatatttgctggtattttactgatttcctctattttattaaataacaGATATCTaataaaacttcaaaaatgttaatttgtgtttaaaaaaaacaggacaaaattgGAAATGTCTACAtcaaaaactgatttatttttttacaaatagtaactttttcttttacaatgtgtgcctctaaaattacagttttattgtatttaaatcagctaaaaaaatattagaattttgctgatattttttgttgtctgcACAGTTTCTTTGTGGCACCCTGCCACATTTTTTGTTcacatgatttctttttatttacggttaacattcagttgtccCACTGATAGATAAACTGTCTCAGTGTAGTTTGGGTGAACTGAGCCTTTAAAGAAGCTCTCCTGCTGATTCTTAATGAACTTAAAGCTAATGGTGCCTGTTGGCTCTTGTTGGAGCATAAGCCTCACCTCGCCTCTCagccttcagctcctccagggcGGTCTGTGCTTTCTTCAGCTCTGCCTGGGCGTCGAAGGGCGCAGCCGAGCCGAGCCGAGCCAGGCAGGCCAGAGCCACCAGCAGCAGAACCGGGAGACACCGAGACATCTCGTCCGTTGATGAGAGCATCGAGGAGGCTGCTGCTTTTTGTAGACAGTTTCTCCTGAGTCAGTGTTTACTGTGCATCCAGGTCACTGATAACACAGATAAGGGAACTTCTGCtgcttaaatatttaaatgcaaataaaaaaccTGGGCTTGAGGTACAGCTCAGTGCTGGCACATCAgcaaacacaatttaaaaaaatcgacaaaaaactgaaataatctTGCAGCaaaggaaaatatatgtatCATTATTTGTAAAGATACAGATGCAACTTTTAAATTAATaccttttttctgttattttactagatattatctctaacttaaaacagaaaatctacaaaatagctgtttaaaattattcattattattttagtccttaatgtacttttttttattcaaataagatctaaaaaactatatttttgcAGAATTAAATCCAATAAACACTAGCATTTTAGTATTTTGAGTTCACAGCTCCTCTTGTTTTACTTCTGACTGATGGGTTTTGTATCGGGGACTGAAATGGATTCATTTGGTTTTGTAAAGCACAGCTTAGTTCCCACATGACAATAATCTTTGTGAGTTTGTGTGAAGCCAAAGTGAACCCAATGTTTGACCCTAACCTGGCCTCTCTCCTTGTTCTGCAGTGACTACGGTCTGTCCTACCTGTCCCTGAGGACCAGCATCGGCCTGTGGACGGCCTTCCTCTGCCTGCTGCTGGTCGCCACCGACGCCAGCTCTCTGGTCTGTTACATCACCCGCTTCACTGAGGAGGCCTTCGCTGCCCTCATCTGCATCATCTTCATCTACGAGGCTCTGGAGAAGCTGGCACACCTCGGGGAGCTCTACCCCATCAACATGCACAACAGCCTGGACAATCTCACCTTCTACACGTAAGGAAACGGCTGCAAACATCCGGGAAACGGATGGTAGCCTGTTTCATGGACTCTAGAAAGTATAATTAAACACAAAACTGGGTCAGTCCAGGTCACTTCAGACAGAATTCAGGAAATATGTTGTTCCACCTTCTCAGATTCTGCTCAGAGTTTACTTATTTGTTATGTGAGACCCAAAACTAAAATATGAGAATTTTATTTGCTTTCAGACCTgagaatttttgtattttcatccACAAAAGAACTTCACTTAAACTCATCCTGTATCATTATAAACCAACAAGGAGCAAGTAAATGTTGATTATAAACCCAGTCAACTGCCACACTATCCACAAtgttaaaatgaaactaaacaaaGAGCGCACTCACTTACTtgtaaaatacacaaacactgaaGATGAGTGACAGAAAACACCCCACATACATGTATATAACAGGAGCAATCTTAACAAGCACTCTCTTCTGAACCTTCCATTAGTGAGAGGCAGCAGAGCGTGGTGGCCTCTGATTGGATAATGTCACAATATCTCCTaatatctccagaaatgtaACTCCCACAGTAATTCAATGGTGAGGACAGAGACAGAATAGTTTCCAGCAGATGCAAATGACTGAATGCCTCCAGCagaggacattttttaaaacaattttccCTTGAAAATGGATAGGACAGCAAAAGTTTCCATCTGTGTCCAACAGAAAGGTCCTTTAAGTGTTTTGTGCCCACATATCCTACaagaaatacagtctttggttgacattttatCAACTGGAAAACATTGCAAAATTTTCAGTCAAGAATGGTATTGTGATCCCAGAAGGCCCCTGTATGTGTTTAGCTGTGGGTGTATCCATTGTTCCTGCAAAAAATACAGCCTGtagttgacatttcaccaactctAATgcctctaacatcagtagaatttgatgtgtgACAAGTTTTGCAAGACAAAGTTccagtttttcttattttgaaatgccCAAACTGTGGGAGTTACATTTCTGGAGACGTAGAACCCTTAAAATAACTTTCCAGGTAACATGTATTTTGAAAGAATAGAAAAATAGGcatttctgaaaacatgaaattctcaaaattcagccaaaatatttgacagttttggtTGCCAAATAACACATAAGCGAAGTCTGAACAAAATCGGAGATGATGCAGCAACACAGAAGTGATAAAACTGTAAGCTTATAAATTTGTATGTGGAATTATAGTTGTACAATTAGTTGTAAAGTTCAAATAACACACTTACAAAATACTTCTTGTATATCAGAATAAAGGCATTATATGAATTTCTAACAGGTTCTTATATTGATCAGGGCCTGGGTCTTGTGGCTGATATTTCTTTTCACATAAACTCAAGTCAGAGTCCATAGAAAAATAGGTTCAATAAAAGCATACAATTGAAGCAGAATTGTCAGTTGGTGTCTCTGCTGTCAGTCGACTCACCTGTTGTTGCTTGTTGCGTTTCAGGTGTCAGTGTTCTTCACCTGCCAATGCCTCGGCTGAAGTCCAAAAGATCTGGAGCAGCAGAAACTTGACGTCGGAAAGCATCGAGTGGGAGCAGCTGGGTGTACAGGTACAGCATGGAGGGAATTTCTGCAGATGTGTTAGATTTTATTCCTTCATCATGATGTTTTATCGCTGCTGTCTGAGTCTCCTTGTCTAATGTTTTCTGCTATAGTGGAAGCGCCTCATAAAGCCGCGGGTTATTTAGTTATCTGGAATAAATATggaatagcaaaaaaa from the Acanthochromis polyacanthus isolate Apoly-LR-REF ecotype Palm Island chromosome 12, KAUST_Apoly_ChrSc, whole genome shotgun sequence genome contains:
- the LOC110951236 gene encoding uncharacterized protein LOC110951236 codes for the protein MLSSTDEMSRCLPVLLLVALACLARLGSAAPFDAQAELKKAQTALEELKAERRAMNERLEVAERQLKRVRDTPKVAFAASLGGNGLVKTTNGNKDLLYKDVLTNVGGAYNKETGEFTAPIRGVYYIRFTANAPTDFTMSAVLYKNDAEIQLIAHEQPSGAGSDTASNGGAFLLEKGDKLKMVLWHNTQIWDNSNHHSTFSGFLLFPMVDEPLKDLSVEDQLKDLQESLVQLQTENSGVKARLEATEKELKAIRDEPKVAFATSLGGDGLQKTTNGNTNLIYKDVLTNIGQAYNSETGVFTAPVNGVYYIRFTANAPTDFTMSAVLYKNDAEIQLITHEQPSGSGSDTASNGAALQLQAGDRLSMKLWHNTQIWDNSNHHSTFSGFLIFPM